The Prinia subflava isolate CZ2003 ecotype Zambia chromosome 2, Cam_Psub_1.2, whole genome shotgun sequence genomic sequence GGGTACCTTGCATAGGGGTGCGCGGGGAAACAGGGTGTTAAAATGTTTGATTAAAGCTGCTGGATGGGCACTGGACTTCCATGaggatggtggtggtggtggaggagCCTTTGACATTGAGTAAGAAGCTGGGGAGCTGGTATTGTAAAGGTTACACCTCAGTGCCCTGGCACTTGGAAAAGGCCAGGCCTGAAATTCCTCAAAATGCAAGCACAAGGTCTGGGCCAAGGGATTGCTCAGAACCTGGGGTCTGCTTCTGATATGCAAGCAGGCTGCCCCTGAGCTGAGTGGGGCTATGGAGACAGTAATGACTGATGCCTGCCTGTCTGTCCTCTGTAGAAGCCCATCGGGGAGCAGTTCCGCAAGGAGGTTCATATCCGGAACCTTCCATCTCTCTTCAAAAAGGTGAAGCCGTCACTGGAGACAGATGTGCTAGAAAACGAGGATGGAGAGGGCTTCAATGTACTCTTTGAGCCTTGAGCCTGGGATGCTGCAACCATCTTCTCCCTTACCTTATAATTTGTCTCTCCTCATAGTCAGCACATTAGATTCTCCTTGTCACCGCCTCCACAAGCATTCGTCTGAATAAAGCCCCTTACGGGTCCTGTCCCCTTCTCTTCCATACACTGGGATGGGGCCTGCAGTGGCATTTGAACCAGTCAATATTAAGCTCTTCCCCTGACTCCTTCCCTCCACTGGATGAGCATCTTTAGacctctgcttctctgcaagGTGGGAGCTGAGTCCATAGACCTCTTTAGGGTAAAGTCTGATCATCCTGTAGCCTCGGGGTCACTCTTGCTCCACCTCTTCATCCCTTGGGGTTTAGGATTAATGCAAAAGGCAGAGTAGTGTGCCATGTGAAAAGGGGCTACCCTAATCTTCCTCTGGGTGCTAGTAGCCAGGTTTTGTAGGGAACACATCGGACACTCCTGTCATGCTTATCAGCACCTGTCCCTAGCAGACTGGAATTCTGCTGAATCTGTTTCCCTCCAGAATGCTAAGCCTTGGGCTGAGGGCTGCGTGCCAGGAAGCCTAGCAGTGCTCTAGGATCTCCTGTGAGATCAGCCTTTCTAAGGTGCAACTGCTCTCTAGAAAGAGGCAGACACTgtcatatatatacatatatatgtataaatatgatCATATAGCTTGTTCTACCCAGAGCCAAATGGAAGGCTTTTACTTTGTGCCAGCCTTTCTTGGACATCTCTCAGGGGGAGCAggacatatttttttaattttttttttcattttatcatgCCCTGTAGACTAGAACGTGGCCAGCGCAGGGTAAATAAAATCTGGACCAATACCTGAAGCACCTGCAATCCAGAAGGGATCTCCTCGCCTTGTTGCAGTGGAGGTGACAACAGCCCCCGTTTTTACCCAGTCTGGTACTTCTCAGAGGATTGCAAAatggggcaggaggggtgggCTTTATACTGCAGTTTACAGGGGGGAGGCAGGTCAGAAACTGGGTTTTAGATGTGGTGGGACTCTTATGAAGCCACTCCAGTCTGCAAAGCTGGTTCTTACATGACAAATACTACACAATCTATCCTAGAGTTagcacaggagctgggagggtcTGTCCAGAGCTAGCTGGCAGGTTTGCAGTCCAGGAGACAGAACAAGTAATAAACTGTGGTAGCTGGAGAAGCGGTGTCTCCACATGGACAGACTGGACAAAAAGGCTGGGGTTGGGAGGTGTGGGAGTGCAGACAGGAAGAGCAGGCCTTGGGCATCCactccctctcctgcccctgctgttCCACCAGCACCCTCCACTTTCTTCTAGCCTCAGACTTTTTAACCTCTGAGCTAACATTACTCCTGGCTCTAGCAAAGGCTGGGTGTATTTATTGTGTTGTGATATTTTTAACATTCTGTGACTTCATGCTAGACACAAGGGGTTTTtgtaaaatggattttaaatcttttttgtAGGAATGTTTAAATCCGAAGCTGTCTCTGAACTGGTTGTGTTACACCTGAATGTTAGTAAAGCTATTCCAGTTTCATACACATGGTgtcatgtttcatttttattcttttatctATTTCAGTAAGATGTGAGGCCTCTGGTCTGGCCAGGTTGCCTGCCTGGAGATTTCTCAGCAGTCCTTATTTCACCTACCAAGAGGTGGCACTTTTGCTGGTGGTCTGTACACTGTCAGGGAGGGGATGAACCATTCCAGACTATATTATTTAATTGAAGGGGatgttgcatttttaaagcatttatttgTCACTCACTGCtagtttattttaattctaGGTACCAGCTTACAGCTTGAGGGGTATGTGTTGTCAAAGCAAACCCCTTAGGCTATTTGAGATTCTGTCCCATAAGCATGTGAAGCAATAGcagagatggatggatggatagacagatagataaaCATGTGATAGGCACATGCAGCATACCTGGGTCTGCAGCATGGCATGGGACAGGTTGGGGTTGGAGCCAGGATGCCAAGTATACCTCCTCCCTACAGCATATTCACCCTTACAGGACGTTTACACTCTTAAGTAATTTGACCCCAAGGGAACAGAACTTTCCTTCTACTTACTTGCTAAAGTCTAGCACTATAATGTGGATTGACTTCAGCAGCTGGGACACACCAATGCTCCCAGACATATTCAACTCTTAACCACATTGCTCAATgccccatctaacctggccttgaacacttccagggatggggcattcacagctctgggcaacctgtgacAACTTACTccaccctcattgtaaaaagTATCTAATGTTCAACATAAGCCTACCTTCTTCCAGTTCAAAACTGTTGGCCCTTTGCCTGTCACTACAGAGCCTGGTAAAGTCTTTCTCCATGCCCCCTTTATACACTGAAAGGCCAGAACagggtctccctggagccttcttggtctccaggctgaacaatcccagctctcaaTTTCTTCATAGGAGATGTGTTCCAGTCCTCTAACAGTATAGCCTTTTCTCTGCCATATTAACtatcccagagctgctctgaaacACCTGCAAAACAGCTGTGCTCTGATACCAACTCCTTAAACCTCACTGACCTGGTGTGAAGTGCTTCAATACACTGCCCCATCAGTCCTCCTCATTCACTGCATACCATctaaaataaatgctgttaCTCATCTTTAGCCCTGCTGccactctcttctccatgtACTGTGGTTTCACAATTGTGAATGGCACAGGagactgctttaaaaaaaatcgaaagcttttattttagtGCATCTCCTCACTGAGGCTCATTACCAACAGAGATATCCAGAGATAGTCCTTGGACTCTTAGCAAACCCCTACCAAGCCTCCTGCCTATGGAAGAGGAATGCCCCTAGAAGCAGGTGCAGGAAGCCCAGAAGAGCAGTGCAGtttctgctttcccagctgcagcctggtcACTCCATAGGCACAGAGTCCAGCTCATTGAGGAATCGCTGACACTTTCCCATCAGGATCTTGATGGCTTCGCTCACCAGCACATCCGGAGGCAAGATACCCGTGGACTCCACTGAAACTGcacagagacacagacacaAGTCAGCACAGCCACGGGGCAGCCTCAGCCTCCATTCCTCTGTCCCTCACCTGCCCTTACACCTCACTGCAGCAAGCCACATTTTCACAGCCAGAGAAGCGCTACCTTTGCCAGCAGGAAGCACCAACAGATTCCATCCCAAAGCGAGCAGTTACCCACTGCATTCTGAACGTATGGATGCCGAGGATGGGGAGAGGCACAGAGCCAGCCACACACGCTGGCCAGTTGCTGCTTGTTCACACAAACCATGTCAGgactgtggaaaagggggcacTTACAGATGTAATGGTTCCGGACTCTTGCCAGCCGCACAAGGTTTTTCAGACTCTCATGTCGGAAAACTTCTCTGCTGAATGTGTCCAGGCGTGCATTGGCTACTCTTGCCACCTTTTTTCCTGAAGGGAAGATGAAACGAGATGGGCAAATTGCAGCAGGTGAATACCTAATGGTGACTGCACATGCTTACCTCAAACAGGCACTCGCCCCTCACCAAAGGCAGGGAAGATATTAATATAAAGAATTAGCATATACCCAACATGAAACTCCAACCTggcagaaaaacccaaacacaaagcCTACATGCACCCCTGGGAGGACACAAGAAGTCTCCACACAGCTGCGGGAAAGAACAAGCTCATTACCCAGTGTCACTGAACAGCACTGGAAGCTGCagtcagcagctgcagagctctgtggaCAGGTATCCAATGCATTTCAGGGGCATCCCTGTTCATCACCCAACACATCTGCACGTGGCAGCCACTCATCCATAAAACCAGGCTCACAAGAGCATGGCCCATTGATCAGCAAGGCAACATCACAGTGTGGTTTTGTCTCTGCAAAGTTTGGCTCTAACCTCCAATCAGTCTCTACTAAAGCTTGCAAGAACAAGGCACTTAGCACAGGAAAAAAGTACCATTGACGTTCTGGATCTCAATGACCCCGGGGGAAAAGCACTTCTGCAACGTCTCAGCTGCCTCATCCTCAATAGGCTGCAGGAGAGTAATGTCAGGGAGCAGTCGATAACTGGCTGTGGCCACAGGAGAAAACTTGGCATGATCCTTACCTGTATGAAGAGTTAAGAGTCAAGGATGAGAGCAGAACTCAGGGAACAAGGACGCTGGGGCCTCAAGTTGCAGGGGAAAAGCCAGTCCTCCACTCTTCCCCATCACACCACAGTGCCCCAGTCCAAGCACTCCCATGCCTTGTCCTGCTGCCCAGAAGCCAGGACTCACCTATGCCCTTAACACAGTGCATAAGCACATCTATTTCCTGTCCAGGTCGCAACAGTGCAATGAGGATGTCATCGTGAACAGGTCGGAAGTCAGCATCTGGAAAAAGGTCTGTCTGATTCCCCAAGGGCACCCATGTCATGTGCTTGCTGTACACTGCAAAGAGAAGCCACAAGCgtcaggcagctgctgcttcaaagCAGGTCACTCACCTGTACAGGACTCGATAGCAAAAAACAAGTTTAGCAGAATGGAATCAACTCTCCCTATGAGCACAAAGGGCTGAGAAGACAGCCCAAGTCCAAAAAGAAAgaccaaaaagaaaatacaacatCTGTTTTTAGGACAGAACTCACCTTTATGATTGAAATATAGTTCATCAGGATCAGATGATTCCTTGGCGGCCTGAGGGTTTCGTTTGCATTTGATTTTCAGCTGAAACTGCAGAGTATCAATTTCAGTGCCTTCCTGATCTCCTGGGAAGAAGCACGTGAAATCACACTTCTGCTCAGTTTACACGACCCTGATTTCCTGCTTTGAGAGAATCCTTCAATATTTCTGTTCCATCGGAGACTCTCACCTTGGTTTCTGTACTCAAAGAGCCGAGGGTCAGCTCGGATAGGGATGAGGCCCAACCGATGAGCCAGAATTTCATCCTGCACAATGGATGTGTTGTTGTACACAAAGACCTTCTCTACAGCCATCGTTGGCACCTCAGGGAGATGAGATCAAGTCAGCCTAAGACAATAGTTGAACTACGTGCCAAGAGATTATCCAGCTCAAGtgtccctcctctcccacaAACAACTTCCATGCAGACTATTTTGAGTGGTATTTCTGCCAAATCAGGCTATGCAATATACCCTCACACCCCATCTACTCCCATCCCCATCTTTTATAACAATCAATCACAAGAGGTGAAGGGCAGGAGAAAGGGCTTTGGGGCACCCTCAGCCTTTTAGCACTTGGCAGCACTATTCTGTTGGGTTGGCAACACAGCTGTGTCGAACAGGCTGACCCGCAGACAGTGCCAACAGCAGCCCTAGGCCCAGGAGGCGGTATCGCCCATGCTGCTAAAGCCCTAATTCTCTCTGGGCTCCTGGCACGCTTGCGGAACGACCGTGTGCTTCTCTTCCAAACCCCGCAGCTGTCCGCAAGGGCTGACCGAGGGCTGGACATTCCAGGCTCCCTGTCAAGCGAGTCTCGGGCCGGCCCCCCAGGCGAGCAGCCCCGGAGCGGCGGTACCTCGGCGAGCAGGATGCGGCGGAAGGCGTTGGCGATGGCGGCGTCGATGCCCACCATGTCGAACTCCAGGCTGTCCTCCTCCTCACGGATCACGTCCACGCGGAACGCCTGCGGGAGCGGCGCACCGCGGGTCAGGCCggccgcggggcccggccccgcaCAGCCACGGAGCCCCGCCGCCGGCGCCGCTCACCCACCTCCTCGAAGCGCCGCTGGTCCCAGGCGTCCTCGTAGCCGGGGTAGTTCCCGGGGAAGTCGGTGGTGTGGACCTGCGAGGAGAGGGCACagcggggccgtgaggggctGCGGGCGccggccgccccccgccccgccggacTCGCTCACGTTGCGGACGCCGAACTCGCCCAGCACCACGCGGTCCCGCATCTCGTCCGCGCTCCGCCGGGCCGCCATGGGGGCGATGGGCGGCGCTCCCGGGCGCCGGGAGCCGCTCACGGCCGCCGTCACATCCGGCCCCCGCCCATCCGGGccagcgcggcggggccgggacggGCACCATGGccgcgccgggggcggcgggcggcggcagGAGCGGTGCCCCCGCCGCCGAATGGGGCGGCTTCGAGGACAACGTGCAGgtggggccgggccgggggcggcggcggggccgggcccagCGGGAGCTGACACCGTGTCTGCCCCCGCGCAGGGTGGCGGCTCCGCCGTCATCGACATGGAAAACATGGACGACACGTCGGGCTCCAGCTTCGAGGACATGGGGGAGATGCACCAGCgcatgaaggaggaggaggaggaggaggcggagggCGAGGCGGGCGCCGGCGAGGAGGAGGACGGGGAGTTCCTGGGCATGAAGGGGCTGCGGGGGCAGCTGGGCCGGCAGGTCGCTGACCAGGTGAGCGCTGggccccggccgcccccgggCACGGGGTCCCTGCCTGCCCGCCCGGCCGCTGCCCGCTCCCCTCTCTCCGCAGATGTGGCAGGTGGGGAAGAGACAAGCCTCCAGGGCCTTCAGCCTCTACGCCAACATCGACATCCTCCGGCCCTACTTCGATGTGGAGCCCGTCCAAGTGCGAGCCAGGTGGGCAGGGCCGGCGGGGGAGGCCGGGGCTCCGCgcctgcaggagcctggctgccagccccGAGCGAGCGGGCGGGAGTGGGTCCGCCCTGCGGGAAGACTCACGGATGGGCAAACACACCGTGGGTTGTCCCGCCCGTCTTAGTCAGGTCCCGTGGTTGAGCTGGGGGCCCTGTCACCTGGCATTGCTGCTCAGGAGAAGGGGCTCTTTTTGTACTTGGCTGCCTTATGTGGCTTCTATTGGGTTTGCAACACAGTTGTGTCCAACAAGGCAAAGTTTTGTGAGCCTTTGTGAGGAGAGTTACTGTTCCTTCCTGCTGTTCTGTCAATGATCTGTCATCCCTGAGTGGTTCCCTAAACATTTTCATTGAATCTGCTCCTCCTCAGCAAAGTTAACCCCCTGACAgcaaggttttctttctttagtgACCTTGACTCACTCTGTAGAAAGAATCCTCTGTCCCTCAAGGCCTGTCAACACAATAGCAAACATTAGTAATGGGTATATGGGATCTTTTCCTTATGAAGCATTTTGTTAACAGTCCTGTTGTTCTTTTTGCGTCTGTTGTCGTTCCCTGTTTTCCTGTGATGCAGACTGCTGGAGTCCATGATTCCTGTGAAGATGATTAATTTCCCACAGGTGAGTTCCCTTTTGCTGAATCAGACTCCATGGCCAAGTGACTGTCCCACAGACACCTTGTAGAATTGTAATAATCCATGTTATTAAAGACTGAGTTTGTTAGGTGTTCTTCTCCCTGAAAATGTTGGTGGCTCCTTTCCACGGTTGTTCCAAACCTCAGTGTGCTGTCACCTAACCTCAGCTGATAGCCTGGGTGATAAACTCCATCCAGTGCACTTCTCACATcacctgtgctggggaccctgATATTCAGCTCTAACCAAACTTGCCCTCACCTGTCTCCTCCTGTAGAAGATTGCAGGCGAGCTGTACGGACCCCTCATGCTGGTTTTCACACTGGTGGCCATTCTTTTGCATGGAATGAAGACCTCAGACACCATCATTGTACGTTGAGTTTCAGTGCTGAGTGGTTTGACTGGGCTCTGGGTTGCTGTAGTGACActagaaaaggagaggaaaccTCTTCTATAACTGAATAAGCATCTTGCTGAAGAGCAGGTTGATTTGGGGATGCGGCCTTGGGGCTGGGAGGAATGATGTACCAGAAAGTCTTGACACTGCTGCCGGGAGAGCTTGGGGTGTAGGTCCTGTGGCCCCCTGAATGCTGCTGGCCAGCTATTTGATAATGCCTACAAAGGGTCTGGGACTCTCAGGGGTTAATTTGGGTGCTGGCAGGTCACTTCTTTGAGTTCTCATCCTGACACTGTCTCCACAGAGGGAAGGCACACTGATGGGCACAGCCATTGGCACCTGCTTTGGTTACTGGCTGGGAGTCTCGTCTTTCATGTATTTCCTGGCATATCTGTGCAATGCCCAAATCACAATGGTGCAGATGCTCTCACTGTTGGTATGTACTCATGGAGCTGCCCTATGATGCACGCTGGCTGTGTGGTGTTCCAGAATAAGCTTTTTCCAAAGAACAGGAAAAGTCTTTGTAAACTGTCCCAGGTAACTGCACTGGGACAacctggaattccaggatgttCTTCTGACCCACCccatcccaggcacagcagtAGTACAAAGAGGCAGTTCCTGTGCAGGTCTCCTGCTTTGCACTTCCTGATTTGAGCCCCTGGTGGTAAAAAGCCAGGAGACTCCAATTTCTCTGGGGCTGGAGGATCATTCCTCTGTTTCACATGTTGTCACaatccctggcagggctgtgcctcctTCACATGGATTATCTGTGTGTGAGCTGTTGTTAAAGTTATTGTTCTGGGTGCCTGTTTGGCAGTGAATGAGTGGTTTGTGAGGCTTTGCTGTGGTGAAGTGCTGCAGGAATAGGCTGTTGGTGCTCTTGATCAATGGCCCTTTGTGCGGGACTGGTGCTTGTAACATGGACGTTTTTGTTTTGTCAGGGCTACGGTCTTTTCGGACACTGCATCACTCTCTTTGTCACCTATAATATCCACTTCCACTCCCTCTTCTATATCTTCTGGTTGGTTGTTGGTGGACTCTCTACACTACGAATGGTAAGGGACAGGCAGCCTGGGGTCCTCCTCTTCCTGGgacaaaaaaaagggagggaagtgGTTTGCTTTCTGTTCCTTGGCCTGGTGGTTCATTTCACAGCCAGTCGAACTGCTGTGGAGAAAATTATGCTCCTGCATATTTTGGCCACTGGTGAATGGAGATGCTGCTTGGACTAATTACCTCACCCATTCTAACAGCTACAGGGGGTTAATTCACTCCCTTACAGCCCTTGCTGCTGTGGAGAGCCGTGCCCTGAGCATCCTGCACTTTTGGCAATACTGGGCAAGGTTCACCTACACAAAACAGTGTCAAATTACTCAAGTGTGTGGGTGAAAACTGCACAAAAGACTCAGTGCAGCGTTTCTGCAGATTCTCACTGCTTGACCTGTTCTTCTGTGTGTTCCTGACTGCAGTCACAGAGGTTCAGGTAGcagctgccctgtccctgaTCACTCCCCTCTCCTaggttgctgtgttggtgtcACGCACCGTGGGACATACCCAGCGGCTCATCCTGTGTGGGACTCTTGCTGCTCTGCATatgcttttcctcctctatCTGCACTTTGCTTATCACAAAGTGGTAGAAGGTAAGCAAAGGAGATACAAGGACATTCTGTTAGATCTGGGGGAAGAGAAGTTGTTTTTTGTCTCTCTGAGAGAAAGGATGGACACTTTGAATCTGTCCTTTGGGCATCTGTGCCAGTTTCCAACTCTAAAATGACTGCCACTAGTATTTTAGAGGAAGCTGTTCAAGTATGGCAGCAGGTAAACATTGGGATAGTTACTGTGCGCTGAGTTTTAGCACTTAAGACTCAATTTGTGAGGCAGGACCCTTATTACCACAAGTGAAGTGTAACAGCATTGACTGTTCTTGCATCAAGATGTCCCAACCCCTTCCTGAGTATTGTTGAAGTCAGGTTGCTTTTCTCTGATCAGGAAATGTGTCAtaagtatttttccttctttgtttaaTATCTTGTATAGCACAGATAGCAGAAGCTGTTTCTTCCCCAGCTGGTACTGTTAACCAGGCCATGCATGTTCAGGTCCTCCTTCCATGTCTCTTCTTGTTTTCTACTAACAAAGTCTCAACctccttagaaaaaaaaaaaaaaacaacaacaacccaaaCTCTTCTCTCTCCCCATCTCTAGAGAGTTTCCAGATACCTAAATACGCAGTTCTGCAAGTCTCTTCTATGAGTTTAGGCAGCCAGACCCGTTTGTGGTATTTCTGATAAATCTGCATAATTAGGGGTTATACATAGCATTACAAGTCCTTTTAGATATAAATCTTGTTCTTTCCTGAATTTGTTCTTGTGACAGAGGTTCTGATCTGCAGCTTTTTGGCTgatgaaatagaataaaatatacTCCAAGAAATTTTCCTCGAGGCACTCCAAAACTGATTATCAGTCTTGAGAGGGTAATTGCAGAGACTTGAACATTTGCACTGGTCTGTATTTCCTGCCAAGCATGGTCTGTTTGCATTGCAGTGACAAAAACTCCATATtgcaaaacagcagcagctcctggtgtgAGTCTGCCAGTGTATCTCAGGATGAAAGCAGAAAGTCTTGACCTAAGAGCAAGATCTGTGCTGGGATGAAGTAGAAGCAGGATTTTAGCATTTTCCCTCAGCAGAGCAACATCTCTGGCAGTACCTACATGCAGGTCAAATGGCAAGGGACTGAATCTGACACCCTCAAAGCAAAAAAGAAGGTGCATAAAGgttcttttttctgttctgcaggtATCCTGGACACATTGGAAGGACCCAACATGCCGCCCTTCCAGAGAGTTGCCCGAGACATTCCAGTAGTTTCCAATGTTGTATTGAACACAACAGCCAAAGCCATTGCATTGACCCTGTAGTTTTACAGACTTGGACTTGCTTCCTTCACTACTTTTGGGGCTGCATAGGGCCACAGTAACCTGCTGCCTCTTAGGAACAGGACAGAACAGCAAGAAGAcaacttggttttgttttcctggacCTGTGCTCTGCGTTATGGTTTTGGGCAGCTGAGTGGACTCAGCAGAGGTGAGTTGCACCTCAGTGACTCAGAAGAGCTACTCCCCCATCCAGGTCTGGGCTGTCTTGAGTAGAGTGGTTCTGTTGCCTGCATGTTTAGCTGGGATTTCTCAGCACAGTTTGTTCCTTAGCCCTCTTTCCGCTTGCTGATGTAACTCCAGGAGTATCTGCCCTGTTCCTGTCCTGAAGAGGGAAGAATTAAATTGATGTTGGTGCTGAGTGATGTCTTATGCTTGAGCCTGCTTGTCTAATGGGAGCGTGGTGTTTGGGTCTCTGCGCCTTCATCTGTCCTGTCCTAGACTGAAAGCAGGATTCTTTGCAATTTCTGCTGTCCTTCTTCAGATGTTCTGTGATATATGTCCTGTTTTGGGCATGGTAGTTCCAAAGGCACAGGAACTTCACTTTCTCTGGCGATTTTCAGGAACAGCACGGTGTTTAGCCACATTCTCTTTCTTGTCATGCATACTGATCCCTCTCTCCTCACTTTGTCCAAGCTGCTATCTCACCTCACTGTCCCTTCTGCTGGGGATGTCAGAAATGAAACTGTCCCCATGCTTTCGCTGTACCTTTGTTCCTGCCACCCTTCTGCCCAAGTTGCTCCGTGGGTCATGTAGGGCAGCGGGTTTGTGCATGGTCCTCAGTGGATGTTTCTCTTAGGAGGCTAGTTCAGCCCACCCTTGTGCTGCTGGCCCTCATGTCTTCCAGC encodes the following:
- the YIPF3 gene encoding protein YIPF3; the protein is MAAPGAAGGGRSGAPAAEWGGFEDNVQGGGSAVIDMENMDDTSGSSFEDMGEMHQRMKEEEEEEAEGEAGAGEEEDGEFLGMKGLRGQLGRQVADQMWQVGKRQASRAFSLYANIDILRPYFDVEPVQVRARLLESMIPVKMINFPQKIAGELYGPLMLVFTLVAILLHGMKTSDTIIREGTLMGTAIGTCFGYWLGVSSFMYFLAYLCNAQITMVQMLSLLGYGLFGHCITLFVTYNIHFHSLFYIFWLVVGGLSTLRMVAVLVSRTVGHTQRLILCGTLAALHMLFLLYLHFAYHKVVEGILDTLEGPNMPPFQRVARDIPVVSNVVLNTTAKAIALTL
- the POLR1C gene encoding DNA-directed RNA polymerases I and III subunit RPAC1, translated to MAARRSADEMRDRVVLGEFGVRNVHTTDFPGNYPGYEDAWDQRRFEEAFRVDVIREEEDSLEFDMVGIDAAIANAFRRILLAEVPTMAVEKVFVYNNTSIVQDEILAHRLGLIPIRADPRLFEYRNQGDQEGTEIDTLQFQLKIKCKRNPQAAKESSDPDELYFNHKVYSKHMTWVPLGNQTDLFPDADFRPVHDDILIALLRPGQEIDVLMHCVKGIGKDHAKFSPVATASYRLLPDITLLQPIEDEAAETLQKCFSPGVIEIQNVNGKKVARVANARLDTFSREVFRHESLKNLVRLARVRNHYIFSVESTGILPPDVLVSEAIKILMGKCQRFLNELDSVPME